CCTTCGTATCCAGATTCGCCGAGAACCTTTCTGCTTCAATCGCATCGGGTAAGAAGGGTTAGATACCCGGCTATGTTGTGGATGACGAAGGTGTCCCCATAGGGTCTGCAAAGATAAGGGTCAAAGGTGTAAAAACG
This sequence is a window from Candidatus Brocadia sp.. Protein-coding genes within it:
- a CDS encoding carboxypeptidase regulatory-like domain-containing protein; this translates as MPGYVVDDEGVPIGSAKIRVKGVKTGTETNTSSDGDGFFMFEDLDADTYT